A single window of Bradyrhizobium daqingense DNA harbors:
- a CDS encoding HD domain-containing protein, translating into MMTLPRLAAESLEEFLGKFMRRRYDEASANIVESATRTAMECIGNSDALYHNIEHTMLVTLAAQAILRGRSLHTHLSAEDYVHVLIACLAHDIGYVRGLFEEDDADGFVIDAADTKISLPRGSSDASLMMYHVDRSKLYVTRRLRHIRGVDPDRVARAIEGTRFPAREGQEYDDEASILRAADFIGQLGDPNYLRKANALYYEFEEVGINRQLGYDSPADIVNRYPQFYWNSVAPHIQTEIGYLNKTEIGRQWIANLYSNVFRAERDIALSGPQR; encoded by the coding sequence ATGATGACGTTACCGAGGCTGGCGGCTGAATCCCTGGAGGAATTCCTCGGGAAGTTCATGCGTCGCCGGTACGATGAAGCTTCTGCCAACATCGTCGAGAGCGCGACGCGCACCGCGATGGAATGCATCGGCAACAGCGATGCGCTCTATCACAATATCGAGCACACGATGCTGGTGACGCTGGCGGCACAGGCGATCCTCCGCGGCCGAAGCCTTCATACCCATCTCTCGGCCGAGGACTACGTTCATGTCCTGATCGCCTGCCTCGCCCATGATATCGGCTATGTACGCGGGCTGTTCGAGGAGGATGATGCCGACGGCTTCGTGATCGACGCGGCCGACACCAAGATCTCGCTGCCGCGCGGTTCATCGGACGCGAGCCTGATGATGTATCACGTCGACCGCTCCAAGCTTTATGTGACGCGGCGACTGCGGCACATTCGTGGGGTAGACCCGGACCGCGTCGCCCGCGCCATCGAGGGGACACGCTTTCCCGCCCGCGAAGGGCAGGAATACGACGACGAGGCGTCGATCCTGCGCGCGGCCGACTTCATCGGCCAGCTCGGCGATCCCAACTATTTGCGCAAGGCCAATGCGCTCTATTACGAGTTCGAGGAGGTCGGCATCAACCGCCAGCTCGGCTACGATTCGCCCGCCGACATCGTGAACCGCTATCCACAATTCTATTGGAACAGCGTCGCACCGCACATCCAGACCGAGATCGGCTATCTCAACAAGACCGAGATCGGCCGGCAGTGGATCGCCAATCTCTACAGCAACGTGTTCCGTGCCGAACGCGACATCGCGCTGTCCGGCCCGCAGCGGTAG
- a CDS encoding alpha/beta fold hydrolase — protein MQQKSITTDVLEIAYLDYGAADGWPCIMGHGFPYDVNAYAETAPLLAQAGARVLVPWLRGYGPTRFRFPETLRSGEQAALGADLLAFMDALGVARAVVGGYDWGGRAACVIAALHPERVVGLVSGNSYNIQNIARSMEPASPPEEAALWYQYLFHNERGRRALERNRRGFARQLWSMWSPKWTFDEATFERSAVSFDNPDFVDVVIHSYRHRYALVDGDPAYAAIEAKLAAQPQIRVPTIAIDGDSDGVNPGTAHHARKFEGFFERRVFAGAGHNLPQERPAEWAKAVLDLRKAAER, from the coding sequence ATGCAACAAAAATCCATCACCACCGATGTCCTCGAGATCGCCTATCTCGACTATGGCGCGGCCGACGGCTGGCCCTGCATCATGGGCCACGGCTTTCCCTACGACGTGAACGCCTATGCAGAGACCGCACCGCTTCTTGCCCAGGCCGGCGCCCGGGTGCTGGTGCCCTGGCTGCGCGGCTATGGGCCGACGCGGTTTCGCTTCCCCGAGACGCTGCGCTCCGGCGAGCAGGCGGCGTTGGGGGCCGATCTTCTCGCCTTCATGGACGCGCTCGGCGTCGCGCGCGCGGTCGTCGGCGGTTATGACTGGGGCGGACGTGCCGCCTGCGTGATCGCGGCACTCCATCCGGAGCGTGTGGTCGGCCTCGTCTCCGGCAATTCCTACAACATCCAGAACATCGCCCGCTCCATGGAGCCGGCCTCGCCGCCGGAGGAGGCGGCACTCTGGTATCAATATCTCTTCCACAACGAGCGTGGCCGCCGCGCGCTGGAGCGCAACCGGCGCGGCTTCGCCCGCCAGCTCTGGTCGATGTGGTCGCCGAAATGGACGTTCGACGAGGCGACCTTCGAGCGTAGCGCCGTGTCTTTTGACAATCCCGATTTCGTCGACGTCGTGATCCATTCGTATCGACACCGCTATGCGCTGGTCGACGGAGACCCTGCTTATGCAGCGATCGAGGCAAAGCTCGCCGCGCAGCCACAAATCCGCGTCCCCACGATCGCCATCGACGGCGACAGCGACGGCGTCAATCCCGGCACCGCTCATCATGCGCGCAAGTTCGAGGGCTTTTTCGAGCGTCGCGTATTCGCGGGCGCCGGTCACAATCTGCCGCAGGAGCGGCCGGCCGAATGGGCAAAGGCTGTGCTCGATCTTCGGAAAGCTGCCGAACGATAG
- the folE gene encoding GTP cyclohydrolase I FolE, whose translation MKSQPRRLERVAVAQAPSDRPNRAEVEQAIRTMIRWAGDDPARDGLRETPDRVARAFEEYFSGYAQDPTEILQKTFEEIEGYDEMIVLRGVRFESHCEHHMAPIVGRAWVAYIPQGRVVGISKLARLVDIYAKRLQIQEKMTAQIANTINDVLNPEGVGVIIKATHHCMTTRGAHKPGTDLVTSRMLGVFRDNALTRQELLGLANSDD comes from the coding sequence ATGAAGTCACAACCGCGTCGGCTGGAACGTGTTGCGGTGGCGCAGGCGCCGAGCGACCGGCCTAACAGGGCGGAGGTCGAGCAGGCGATCCGGACCATGATCCGTTGGGCCGGCGATGATCCCGCGCGCGACGGTCTGCGCGAAACGCCTGATCGCGTCGCACGCGCCTTCGAGGAGTATTTCTCAGGCTATGCGCAGGATCCGACCGAGATCCTGCAAAAGACGTTCGAGGAGATCGAGGGCTACGACGAGATGATCGTGCTACGCGGGGTGCGCTTCGAAAGTCATTGCGAGCACCACATGGCGCCCATCGTCGGCCGCGCCTGGGTTGCCTATATCCCGCAAGGGCGTGTGGTCGGCATCTCCAAGCTCGCGCGTCTGGTGGACATCTACGCCAAGCGTCTCCAGATCCAGGAGAAGATGACCGCACAGATCGCCAACACGATCAACGACGTGCTGAACCCCGAAGGCGTCGGCGTCATCATCAAGGCGACGCATCACTGCATGACCACGCGCGGCGCGCACAAGCCGGGGACCGATCTCGTCACCAGCCGCATGCTCGGCGTGTTCCGCGACAATGCGCTGACACGTCAGGAACTGCTGGGGCTTGCCAATTCAGACGATTGA